One Paenibacillus riograndensis SBR5 DNA segment encodes these proteins:
- a CDS encoding DEAD/DEAH box helicase translates to MELRPYQQDSRESIQAEWEKGVRRTLLVLPTGCGKTIVFSKVIEDRVKLGERVLVLAHRGELLDQAADKLAKSTGLGCATEKAEQTSIGSWYRVVVGSVQTMMRDKRLQQFAADHFDTIIIDEAHHCLSDSYQRVLDYFKEANVLGVTATPDRGDMRNLGSYFESLAYEYTLPKAIKEGFLSPIKAMTIPLKLDLSTVGQQAGDFKSSDLGTALDPYLDSIAGEMWRVAKDRKIVVFLPLVKTSQKFTSILNAVGFRAAEVNGDSQDRAEILADYDAGKYNVLCNSMLLTEGWDCPSVDCIVVLRPTKVRSLYSQMVGRGTRLFPGKEELLLLDFLWHTERHELCHPAHLIAENEEVAQAMTQQIEQAGIALDLEKVEKQASEDVVAQREEALAKQLAEMKRRKAKLVDPLQFEMSIQAEDLSGYVPSFGWEMSPPSEAQVKTLEKLGILPEAIDNAGKATKLLERLDKRRSEGLTTPKQIRFLENRGFEHVGTWSFDHAKRLIDRIAGNGWRVPEGINPKEYRGE, encoded by the coding sequence TGGAACTTAGACCATATCAACAAGACTCCCGCGAATCAATTCAAGCGGAGTGGGAGAAGGGCGTCCGACGGACGCTCCTGGTCCTCCCCACCGGCTGCGGGAAGACGATTGTATTTTCCAAAGTGATTGAAGATCGGGTAAAGCTGGGCGAGCGTGTGCTTGTCCTGGCTCACCGGGGGGAACTGCTGGACCAAGCAGCCGATAAGCTGGCAAAGTCTACCGGGCTGGGATGCGCGACCGAAAAGGCCGAGCAAACTTCCATTGGAAGCTGGTACCGTGTCGTGGTCGGCAGCGTGCAGACCATGATGCGTGATAAACGGCTGCAGCAGTTTGCCGCTGACCATTTTGACACCATCATCATAGATGAGGCTCACCATTGCTTATCAGACAGCTATCAGCGGGTACTGGACTATTTCAAAGAGGCCAATGTGCTGGGCGTCACGGCCACGCCGGACCGTGGGGACATGAGAAACCTAGGTTCCTACTTTGAAAGCCTAGCTTATGAGTACACACTGCCCAAAGCCATCAAAGAGGGTTTTCTAAGTCCGATCAAGGCCATGACGATTCCGCTGAAGCTGGACTTGTCCACAGTCGGTCAACAGGCTGGGGATTTTAAAAGCAGCGACTTGGGTACGGCGCTAGACCCATACTTGGATTCCATCGCCGGCGAAATGTGGAGGGTGGCCAAGGACAGAAAGATTGTCGTATTCTTGCCGCTGGTGAAGACCAGCCAAAAATTCACTTCTATATTAAATGCGGTCGGCTTCCGGGCCGCCGAAGTCAACGGTGACTCGCAGGACCGGGCAGAGATACTGGCCGATTACGATGCAGGTAAGTATAACGTTCTGTGTAATTCCATGCTGCTGACAGAGGGCTGGGATTGCCCCAGCGTGGATTGCATCGTGGTATTGCGGCCGACGAAGGTTCGCAGCTTGTACAGTCAGATGGTTGGGCGCGGTACCCGGCTATTCCCAGGCAAGGAGGAGCTGCTGCTGCTGGATTTTCTGTGGCACACGGAGCGGCATGAGCTTTGTCACCCGGCCCATTTGATTGCAGAGAATGAGGAAGTTGCCCAGGCCATGACTCAGCAGATCGAGCAGGCGGGCATTGCGTTAGATCTGGAAAAGGTTGAGAAGCAGGCCTCTGAAGATGTCGTTGCGCAGCGCGAGGAAGCTTTGGCCAAACAGCTGGCCGAAATGAAGCGCCGCAAGGCAAAGCTGGTTGATCCGCTGCAGTTTGAAATGAGTATCCAAGCAGAGGATTTATCTGGATATGTACCCTCATTCGGCTGGGAAATGTCGCCGCCGTCCGAAGCGCAGGTAAAGACCCTGGAGAAGCTGGGCATCCTGCCTGAAGCCATCGATAATGCCGGCAAAGCAACGAAGCTGCTGGAGCGCTTGGATAAACGCCGTTCCGAGGGGTTGACCACACCGAAGCAGATTCGCTTCCTGGAGAATCGTGGCTTTGAGCATGTCGGTACCTGGTCGTTTGATCACGC